The sequence TAAAACTTGACCATCTGGACTAATTTCTAAAGCATTCACAAAACTTGAATGTCCTGTCATTGTGCGAATTTCTCGTCCTGTGGCTAAATTCCAAAGTTTAATCGTTTTATCCGCACTCCCACTGACTAACGTTTTCCCATCTGGACTAATTTCCAAAGCGTTGACTGAACTTGAATGTCCTGTCATTGTGCGAATTAATTGTCCTGTGGCTAAATCCCAAAGTTTAATCGTCTTATCCGCACTCCCACTGACTAACATTTTCCCATCTGGGCTAATTTCCAGGTAATTCACTGAACTTGAATGTCCGGTTAGCGTGCGAATTAATTGTCCTGTGGCTAAATTCCAAAGTTTAATCGTCTTATCCGCACTCCCACTGATTAACATCTTGCCATCCGGACTAATTACCAAATAATTGACAAAACTGGAATGCCCAGATAAGGTTTGATTTTTTTCCTGAGTAACCAGATTCCAAACCTGAATGTTCTTATCGCCACTTCCCGTAACCAGTTTATCCCAGTCCGAATTAATCGCAAAGTAATTAACAGGCTTGGTATATCCTGTCAGTTGGCGAATTTCTTGACCTGAAGCTAGATGCCAAAATCGGATGGTTTTATCTGCATTGCCACTCACTACTATCTCTCCATCTGGACTAATCATCAGGTAATTAATATAACTAGCATTTGCATTAATGGTTTGAGCCAGTTCGATAGATTGATAGGTAGCAATTTCTGCCGGAATCTGAGGTTCTATTTTCCTCAATTGATAAACTCCAACACCAACGAATAACGCTAAAGTTCCTAACCAAAACAATTTGTTTTGAGCGATTAAATGTTTACACTGAGAAAGCTTAGAAATTATCCCATATTCCGCTTGCGGCACCGTTGCTATTTGCATTTTTGTCTTACTGGGTAATTGCGGAGACGAAGATAGGGGAGTGGAAATAGACGATAATGAAATAGTGGCTAATTCATCGATAATGTCCTGAGTTGTCTTATGCCGAGTTGCTGCTGTCGGTGACATTAGCTTATCAATTAGGTCAGCTAATGGTTTTGAGATACTTGAAACCTGTTCGCGCCAATTACAGCGATCAGTTAATGGGTCATACATACTCGGATCAGTTACCGATTTTGCAGTTAACAAATAGACAAATGTTCGACCCAAGGCATAAAAATCGGACTGGGGAACCGCATGACCTTTTTCTTGTTCCGGTGGCGTGTACCCCGCTGAACTAATTTTAGTAACATTCCCAGCACCACCCACTTCTGCTAAATAGGTATAGGTTAATTCTCTCGCTGTACCAAAATCTATCAACACCAATTGACCCGTGGGGCGCAGCATGATATTTTCGGGTTTAATATCTCGATGGAAATAGTTTTTTCGATGAACCAAATGTAAAATTTCAACCAGTTGTTTCAGCCAATTGAGTGCCTGTGATTCGGAAATGGGATGATTTCCCTGTTGTCGCATCCACTGCTT comes from Coleofasciculus chthonoplastes PCC 7420 and encodes:
- a CDS encoding serine/threonine-protein kinase — its product is MSYCINPQCPEPSDPGNLNNRICRNCGFGMVYEAYQGTRPKILKVLKPKHNTNPKVIELFQQEAAVLSQLNHPGIPQVESDGYFQVIPQGGEPLHCIIMEKIEGLNLKQWMRQQGNHPISESQALNWLKQLVEILHLVHRKNYFHRDIKPENIMLRPTGQLVLIDFGTARELTYTYLAEVGGAGNVTKISSAGYTPPEQEKGHAVPQSDFYALGRTFVYLLTAKSVTDPSMYDPLTDRCNWREQVSSISKPLADLIDKLMSPTAATRHKTTQDIIDELATISLSSISTPLSSSPQLPSKTKMQIATVPQAEYGIISKLSQCKHLIAQNKLFWLGTLALFVGVGVYQLRKIEPQIPAEIATYQSIELAQTINANASYINYLMISPDGEIVVSGNADKTIRFWHLASGQEIRQLTGYTKPVNYFAINSDWDKLVTGSGDKNIQVWNLVTQEKNQTLSGHSSFVNYLVISPDGKMLISGSADKTIKLWNLATGQLIRTLTGHSSSVNYLEISPDGKMLVSGSADKTIKLWDLATGQLIRTMTGHSSSVNALEISPDGKTLVSGSADKTIKLWNLATGREIRTMTGHSSFVNALEISPDGQVLASGSADKTIKLWHLATGQLIRTLKGHLSSVNSIAISPDGETLVSGSADKTIKLWRVPKVE